A window of the Parvularcula bermudensis HTCC2503 genome harbors these coding sequences:
- a CDS encoding UDP-N-acetylmuramoyl-L-alanyl-D-glutamate--2,6-diaminopimelate ligase, producing the protein MRLSDLIPLDGHLDAEITGLTADSRQVKPGFLFAALPGETTDGRRYIDQAIAAGAAAILAPTGTTATVPVLADDNPRQALAMLAARFHAGQPKCIVGVTGTNGKTSVARFVAQLWSAFGHSAGTVGTLGASAPGYDYALRHTTPDPVELHQVISTMAAMGTTHLAMEVSSHGLAQHRADGVRFSHAGFTNITQDHLDYHPSFEAYFAAKMRLLTALLPETGQAVITTDGAGAEGAIEAAQGAGRRVLTVGRRGETLKLLSCVPHQGGLALTVSVEEGPAQSVALSLIGDFQADNALVAAGLVIASGAEPEAVIEAMAKLSAAPGRMQPAGQKSCEGGMASAFVDYAHTPDAIATALRAIKPHVPGGRVVVVIGAGGDRDRTKRPLMGRAAAAGADLVIVTDDNPRSEDPAAIRSQVAEGAPGAQIIGGREAAIRAGAEALKAGDVLLVTGKGHEQTQTIGHVTYPFDDVSTTLAAMGGEG; encoded by the coding sequence ATGCGTTTGTCCGACCTCATCCCCCTCGACGGCCATCTGGATGCGGAGATTACCGGCCTGACGGCGGATTCCCGTCAGGTGAAGCCAGGCTTTCTCTTTGCGGCCCTGCCGGGGGAGACGACCGACGGTCGGCGGTATATCGATCAGGCCATTGCGGCCGGGGCGGCGGCCATCTTGGCGCCGACAGGGACGACCGCGACAGTCCCCGTCCTGGCCGACGACAATCCTCGCCAGGCGCTGGCTATGCTGGCCGCCCGTTTTCACGCGGGCCAACCAAAGTGCATTGTCGGCGTGACCGGTACGAACGGGAAGACCTCCGTCGCGCGGTTCGTTGCACAGCTTTGGTCGGCTTTTGGCCATTCTGCGGGCACGGTCGGCACCTTGGGGGCTAGCGCCCCGGGCTATGATTACGCGCTGCGCCACACGACCCCCGATCCCGTGGAGCTGCACCAGGTGATCTCCACCATGGCGGCGATGGGAACGACCCATCTGGCGATGGAAGTGTCCTCCCACGGTCTTGCCCAACATAGGGCCGACGGCGTCCGATTTTCCCATGCCGGCTTTACGAATATTACCCAGGACCATCTCGATTATCATCCAAGCTTTGAGGCCTATTTCGCCGCCAAAATGCGCCTACTGACGGCCCTTCTTCCCGAGACGGGCCAAGCGGTGATCACCACCGACGGTGCCGGCGCAGAGGGGGCAATCGAGGCCGCGCAGGGGGCGGGCAGACGGGTGCTGACCGTTGGACGGCGCGGCGAGACGCTCAAGCTCTTATCGTGTGTGCCCCATCAAGGCGGATTGGCATTGACAGTGTCCGTCGAGGAGGGCCCCGCCCAGAGTGTCGCGCTTTCATTGATCGGTGATTTCCAGGCGGACAATGCTCTTGTGGCGGCGGGGTTGGTCATCGCGTCGGGGGCGGAGCCGGAGGCGGTTATCGAGGCGATGGCCAAGCTCTCCGCCGCGCCGGGGCGTATGCAGCCCGCCGGGCAAAAATCATGTGAGGGGGGGATGGCATCGGCCTTTGTCGATTATGCCCATACCCCCGATGCCATTGCGACCGCCTTGCGGGCCATCAAACCCCATGTCCCCGGCGGGCGTGTGGTGGTGGTGATCGGGGCCGGCGGTGATCGCGACCGGACCAAACGGCCCTTAATGGGGCGGGCGGCGGCGGCGGGCGCCGATCTGGTCATTGTCACCGACGACAATCCGCGTTCTGAAGACCCAGCGGCGATCAGATCCCAGGTCGCCGAGGGCGCCCCCGGGGCGCAGATCATCGGCGGGCGCGAAGCGGCGATCAGAGCGGGGGCCGAGGCCTTGAAGGCGGGGGACGTTCTCCTGGTGACCGGCAAGGGCCATGAGCAGACCCAGACCATCGGCCACGTGACCTATCCCTTCGATGATGTGTCGACGACCCTTGCGGCCATGGGAGGTGAGGGATGA
- a CDS encoding peptidoglycan D,D-transpeptidase FtsI family protein, with amino-acid sequence MSEPISPEADVTFRLKLCAVAFFGLFGLLLLRLGMVSFGGEVSLRYDQDARAEIRAPRAIVDRVGRPLAMNTNLIGLAVDGREVTDPEEIAARLLPLFPDLDTARLTSRLARGRYVHLFNAITDKERQAVIALGLPGVRFPESQGRAYPQKSLAAHIVGYRIPGEGGAVGAEKALDAGSLSPGGREPVALSIDLVAQQILEEELARALETFSGKAAWGVLLDVHTGQVRALANLPTFNPNRPGAFPAASWRNRAMSDRYELGSAFKPLTVAAAFDAGVIAPSETFDVATPLEIGGWEIDDYSRKKPFMTPAEIVQYSSNIGTIRIVQRLGTARFTQMLEALNLSSPLFTELPEARDPALSTEWRPSELASSSYGHGIAVSPLQLTAAFAAVVNGGVYRTPTFLNEATVPGRRIFRPETSKRMKLILRRTVTDGTARNARAPGYYPIGKTATADKPVAGGYRDEGGQLISSFIGAFPGYDPQYVLLVSVDEPKGTRETYGFATAGYVAAPAFSRIVERVAPTLDIMPASDAVAADGFLGLRREIAQRPAETDALARLMEEALR; translated from the coding sequence ATGAGTGAGCCGATCTCTCCCGAGGCCGATGTCACCTTCAGGCTCAAGCTCTGCGCCGTCGCTTTCTTCGGCCTTTTCGGTCTTTTGCTGCTGCGGTTGGGGATGGTGTCCTTTGGCGGCGAGGTGAGCCTTCGGTACGACCAGGACGCGCGCGCCGAGATCAGAGCCCCAAGGGCGATCGTCGACCGGGTGGGCCGTCCCTTGGCAATGAATACCAACCTCATCGGTCTGGCCGTCGATGGGCGGGAGGTAACGGACCCCGAGGAGATCGCCGCGCGTCTCTTGCCGCTATTTCCCGATCTCGATACGGCGCGTCTGACTTCTCGGCTGGCGCGTGGCCGCTATGTCCATTTGTTCAATGCGATCACGGACAAAGAGCGTCAGGCGGTGATTGCCCTTGGTCTGCCGGGGGTCCGATTCCCTGAAAGCCAGGGCCGGGCCTATCCGCAAAAAAGCCTCGCAGCCCATATTGTGGGCTATCGCATTCCCGGCGAAGGGGGGGCGGTGGGCGCTGAAAAAGCCCTAGATGCGGGCTCCCTGTCCCCCGGAGGGAGAGAGCCGGTGGCCCTCTCGATCGATCTGGTGGCGCAGCAAATCCTCGAAGAAGAACTGGCGCGTGCCCTTGAGACCTTTTCGGGCAAGGCGGCGTGGGGGGTCCTTCTCGATGTCCATACGGGGCAGGTCCGCGCCTTGGCCAATCTGCCGACCTTCAATCCCAATCGTCCCGGGGCCTTCCCGGCGGCCTCCTGGCGCAACCGGGCCATGTCCGACCGGTATGAGCTCGGCTCGGCTTTCAAGCCCTTGACCGTCGCGGCGGCGTTTGATGCGGGGGTGATTGCGCCATCTGAAACCTTTGATGTCGCCACACCGCTTGAGATCGGCGGGTGGGAGATCGATGATTACAGCCGCAAAAAGCCCTTCATGACGCCCGCTGAAATCGTCCAATATTCGTCGAATATCGGGACGATCAGGATCGTTCAACGATTGGGAACGGCGCGCTTTACGCAAATGTTGGAGGCGCTCAATCTCTCCTCTCCGCTTTTTACTGAGTTGCCGGAGGCCCGCGATCCGGCCCTGTCGACGGAATGGCGGCCGTCGGAATTGGCCTCCAGTTCCTATGGCCACGGCATCGCCGTCAGCCCCTTACAATTGACGGCGGCCTTTGCGGCAGTGGTCAATGGCGGTGTCTACCGTACCCCAACCTTCCTGAATGAGGCGACTGTTCCTGGTCGGCGTATCTTCCGTCCCGAAACCAGCAAACGCATGAAATTGATTTTAAGGCGGACGGTTACGGACGGTACTGCGCGCAATGCCCGCGCCCCAGGCTATTATCCGATCGGGAAAACAGCGACGGCGGACAAGCCTGTCGCGGGCGGATATCGCGATGAAGGGGGGCAATTGATCTCAAGCTTTATCGGTGCCTTTCCCGGCTACGACCCTCAATACGTCCTTTTGGTCTCCGTGGATGAGCCGAAGGGCACGCGTGAAACCTATGGATTTGCCACCGCGGGCTATGTCGCGGCGCCCGCCTTTTCGCGAATTGTGGAGCGCGTGGCGCCGACCCTCGACATCATGCCCGCCTCCGACGCCGTGGCGGCCGACGGGTTTTTAGGGCTGCGTCGGGAAATCGCTCAACGACCCGCCGAAACCGATGCGCTGGCCCGCTTAATGGAAGAGGCGTTGCGGTAA
- a CDS encoding UDP-N-acetylmuramate--L-alanine ligase encodes MTKRAHLIGICGAGMSAVARLLQQTGYEVTGSDSGIYPPVSTYLTQLGLHPIEGHRADNLPSDPDLIVIGKHATLVPETNEEVRAAFSYYADRVRSFPQVLAQLTEDRRRTVVAGSYGKSSLSTLITHALLFAERDPGWFIGAIPRGLSHSSHIGGTGPFIFEGDEYPSANFDDRSKFLHYQPHTVVLTSATHDHVNVFPTLADYHRPFGALLQDLATREGCFVACTDERHAARFFDDYDGTKVSYGLVEGADFTARAIKPGDPLEGTPTRFDLLARGELIAGMQTLELGRHAVQNICGAAAYLLGEKQMSPALFREAVGAFQGLTRRLDRKAENGPYLIYEGFGSSLEKARSAIEAARLHFPDRRLVVLFEPHTFTWRNKKALDQYDRAFDGVDQVYVAAPPETAAGSHDQASLDEIVERIRANNETVTPLPDPAAIVDILPTLSPSKDFLLILSSGSFGGHLPPLLDRAEAAGTAASS; translated from the coding sequence ATGACCAAACGCGCGCATCTGATCGGAATTTGCGGCGCCGGCATGTCGGCCGTCGCTCGCCTGCTTCAACAAACCGGATATGAAGTGACCGGCAGCGATAGTGGGATCTATCCGCCGGTCAGTACCTACCTGACCCAACTCGGCCTCCACCCGATCGAGGGGCACCGCGCCGACAATCTGCCGAGTGATCCCGATCTCATCGTGATCGGCAAGCATGCAACCCTGGTGCCCGAAACCAATGAAGAGGTGCGCGCGGCGTTCTCGTACTACGCCGATCGTGTACGATCCTTTCCGCAAGTCCTGGCGCAACTGACCGAGGACAGGCGGCGGACGGTCGTTGCGGGGTCTTACGGTAAGTCGAGCCTCTCCACTCTCATTACCCACGCGCTGCTGTTTGCCGAGCGTGATCCAGGCTGGTTCATCGGCGCCATCCCCCGCGGCCTTTCCCATTCCTCCCATATTGGGGGGACCGGTCCATTCATTTTCGAGGGCGATGAATATCCGAGTGCGAATTTTGACGATCGCTCGAAGTTTCTTCATTATCAGCCGCATACAGTGGTCTTGACCTCCGCCACCCATGACCACGTAAACGTCTTCCCGACCCTTGCCGATTATCACCGCCCTTTCGGCGCCCTTCTTCAAGACCTGGCGACGCGTGAGGGGTGTTTTGTTGCGTGTACGGACGAACGGCACGCGGCCCGTTTTTTTGATGATTATGACGGCACGAAAGTCAGCTACGGGTTGGTCGAGGGGGCCGATTTCACCGCGCGAGCCATTAAGCCGGGAGATCCGCTCGAGGGAACGCCAACGCGTTTTGACCTGCTGGCCCGCGGCGAGTTGATCGCCGGCATGCAAACCCTGGAGCTGGGCCGCCACGCGGTCCAGAATATCTGCGGGGCGGCCGCCTATCTGCTCGGCGAAAAGCAAATGAGCCCCGCCCTGTTCAGGGAAGCGGTGGGCGCCTTTCAGGGGCTGACCCGACGTCTCGACCGAAAGGCGGAGAACGGACCTTATCTCATTTACGAGGGGTTCGGCTCCTCCCTCGAAAAAGCGCGGTCAGCAATCGAGGCGGCCCGCCTGCACTTTCCCGATCGCCGACTTGTGGTCCTGTTTGAGCCCCATACCTTCACCTGGCGGAACAAAAAGGCCCTGGACCAATATGACCGGGCCTTCGACGGGGTCGATCAGGTCTATGTCGCCGCCCCCCCTGAGACCGCGGCGGGCAGTCACGACCAGGCGAGCCTCGATGAGATCGTCGAACGGATTAGGGCAAACAACGAGACGGTTACCCCCCTCCCCGATCCGGCGGCGATCGTCGATATTTTACCAACGCTATCGCCGTCAAAGGATTTTCTCTTGATCCTCAGTTCGGGGAGCTTCGGTGGGCACCTCCCCCCCCTTCTCGACCGCGCCGAGGCGGCGGGGACCGCTGCGTCCTCGTAA
- a CDS encoding division/cell wall cluster transcriptional repressor MraZ, translating to MSDAGTQIAVDLNAPSRFVGNFEARIDTKGRVSVPAEFRRLLVPSQAEPAAALYACRSFFAPEIQCGGPDLPDILLYLVKTQDLIDDEGRRAKLERAVTAFTQRLGFDDTGRVVLPKPFRDHARLAGKAAFIGAGAFFTIAVPEDLDDLWASVTDMNADQKKVFEARAMPSTLARRGRGDD from the coding sequence GTGAGCGACGCAGGGACGCAGATTGCTGTCGATCTCAATGCCCCGTCGCGGTTCGTCGGGAATTTCGAGGCGCGGATAGACACCAAGGGGCGTGTGTCGGTCCCGGCGGAGTTTCGACGATTGCTGGTGCCCAGCCAGGCGGAGCCTGCTGCCGCTCTTTATGCCTGCCGCTCGTTTTTCGCGCCGGAGATCCAATGCGGTGGGCCCGACCTGCCCGATATCCTGCTCTATCTGGTCAAGACCCAAGATCTGATCGACGATGAGGGGCGCCGAGCAAAGCTCGAACGTGCAGTCACCGCCTTCACCCAGCGTTTGGGGTTCGACGACACAGGACGGGTCGTTCTGCCAAAGCCCTTTCGTGACCATGCGCGATTGGCGGGCAAAGCTGCCTTTATCGGGGCGGGGGCCTTCTTCACGATCGCCGTGCCGGAGGATCTCGACGATCTGTGGGCAAGTGTGACCGATATGAACGCCGATCAGAAAAAAGTGTTCGAGGCGCGCGCCATGCCCTCGACCCTGGCGCGGCGGGGGCGGGGCGATGACTGA
- a CDS encoding UDP-N-acetylmuramoyl-L-alanyl-D-glutamate synthetase: protein MIPLPLFDQRIVGVLGLGPSGLAVVEALTAGGARVIAWDAEEAARASCGADILAVEDWPIAEMAAIILADGDRDGLSRQVVVAAGEGETEVLTDLDLFALGLEKSGHRDDVNVIAVTGAAGKSVTISIIAHILREQGRAVAIGGDLGAPFLGLPAPNEGMTYLLELPVRRLTTVRRMRTDVSIVLNVAGRRPTAEIELALRSLLKIYRSQNAGDTAIVGVDDPIGQKVCTLLRSGRADVATIGTVIPVSGEASLGHGVFVLDGAAYSAKRGRTQTLGDFSRADGFLGTHFNQDAAAATAACLSMGIAPAMIVKSLHSYSGLPGRFECLGAAGKVIFVDDSYASCQTAAERAVNACPNVFWIGGGPVSEGGEVPIAASAINGAYFLGDGKSSGETLPSAFEAAFLDARAFADKDPDAAPVVLFSPGVPAAQGGFAPDEFRSLAAQVIDTRY from the coding sequence ATGATCCCCCTCCCCCTGTTCGATCAACGTATCGTGGGCGTCCTCGGCCTCGGGCCCTCCGGCCTCGCGGTGGTGGAGGCGCTGACGGCCGGCGGGGCGCGGGTGATCGCGTGGGATGCCGAAGAAGCCGCTCGGGCGAGCTGCGGTGCCGACATTCTCGCTGTCGAGGATTGGCCGATCGCCGAGATGGCCGCAATCATCCTGGCGGATGGGGACCGTGATGGTCTGTCGCGCCAGGTGGTGGTCGCCGCGGGGGAGGGGGAGACGGAAGTCCTGACCGATCTCGATCTCTTTGCCTTGGGCCTCGAGAAATCCGGTCATCGTGACGATGTGAATGTGATCGCCGTGACGGGGGCGGCGGGGAAATCCGTCACCATCTCGATCATCGCCCATATTTTGCGGGAGCAGGGCCGCGCGGTCGCCATCGGCGGCGATCTTGGCGCGCCATTCCTTGGCTTGCCCGCCCCGAATGAGGGGATGACCTATCTGCTCGAACTCCCCGTACGGCGTCTGACCACGGTTCGCCGGATGCGGACGGACGTTTCCATCGTTCTCAATGTGGCGGGTCGTCGACCCACGGCGGAAATCGAACTCGCCCTCCGGTCTCTTCTCAAGATCTATCGCTCGCAAAATGCGGGGGACACGGCGATCGTCGGTGTCGATGATCCGATCGGGCAGAAGGTTTGCACATTGCTGCGGTCCGGTCGGGCGGATGTTGCGACCATCGGGACCGTGATCCCCGTTTCCGGTGAGGCCAGCCTCGGCCATGGGGTCTTTGTGCTCGACGGGGCGGCGTATTCGGCAAAACGCGGTCGAACCCAGACCTTGGGCGATTTTTCGAGAGCGGATGGATTTTTGGGGACGCATTTCAATCAGGATGCGGCGGCGGCGACCGCCGCGTGTCTCAGCATGGGGATTGCCCCAGCGATGATCGTGAAATCCCTGCACAGCTATTCAGGGCTCCCCGGCCGGTTCGAATGCCTCGGCGCGGCGGGCAAGGTCATTTTCGTCGATGATAGCTATGCCAGTTGCCAGACGGCGGCGGAGCGGGCGGTCAATGCCTGTCCCAATGTGTTCTGGATAGGCGGCGGGCCGGTTTCAGAGGGGGGAGAGGTGCCGATCGCCGCCTCGGCGATCAACGGGGCCTATTTCCTTGGCGACGGCAAATCCTCTGGTGAGACCCTGCCCTCCGCCTTCGAAGCCGCTTTCCTCGATGCAAGAGCCTTTGCGGACAAGGATCCCGATGCGGCGCCTGTTGTCCTGTTCTCCCCCGGCGTGCCCGCCGCTCAAGGCGGGTTTGCCCCAGACGAATTCCGCAGCTTGGCCGCGCAGGTCATCGATACGAGATATTGA
- the rsmH gene encoding 16S rRNA (cytosine(1402)-N(4))-methyltransferase RsmH produces MTDLHQPVLLDAVIDRLSPQPGEILVDGTFGAGGYTRRLLEAGATIIAFDRDPTAIAAGRSLERECGDALTLVEAPFSALAEHVAPPINGVVFDFGVSSMQLDRPERGFSFRAEGPLDMRMGAGRPAADFVNQAEEAALADVFYHYGEERRSRALARRIVAQRETTPFETTAQLAAVAEAVLGTRDKIHPATRMFQALRILVNDELGEIVRALIAAEKVLAEGGRLVAVSFHSLEDRIVKRFFQVTEGRAQTASRHEPPVDKILPRFAPLGKALSADEAEIAGNPRARSARLRAGVRTAAPPTDWTEAALAQLGLPALVFSPLQDAWRPSP; encoded by the coding sequence ATGACTGACCTCCACCAGCCGGTCCTCCTCGATGCCGTGATCGATCGGTTGTCGCCCCAGCCCGGAGAGATCCTTGTCGACGGGACGTTCGGCGCGGGGGGCTACACCCGCCGCCTCCTGGAGGCTGGCGCGACCATCATCGCTTTTGACCGGGATCCCACGGCCATTGCGGCAGGGCGGTCGCTCGAACGGGAATGCGGGGACGCTCTGACCCTCGTTGAAGCCCCGTTCTCGGCGTTGGCCGAGCATGTCGCCCCACCGATCAACGGGGTGGTGTTCGATTTCGGCGTTTCCTCGATGCAGCTCGACCGGCCGGAGCGCGGGTTTTCCTTCCGCGCAGAGGGGCCCCTCGATATGCGGATGGGGGCGGGGCGTCCGGCGGCGGACTTTGTCAACCAGGCCGAGGAAGCGGCGCTTGCCGACGTTTTTTATCATTATGGTGAGGAGAGACGGTCCCGCGCTCTTGCTCGCCGTATCGTGGCGCAGCGCGAGACCACGCCGTTCGAAACGACGGCGCAATTGGCGGCTGTGGCGGAGGCGGTGCTGGGCACCAGGGACAAGATCCATCCGGCGACCCGTATGTTTCAGGCGCTTCGCATTCTCGTGAACGATGAGCTCGGCGAAATCGTCAGGGCGCTGATCGCGGCTGAAAAGGTCTTGGCAGAGGGGGGGCGTCTTGTGGCGGTCTCGTTCCATTCGCTGGAAGACCGGATCGTCAAAAGGTTTTTCCAAGTGACGGAGGGGCGGGCGCAAACGGCCTCTCGTCATGAGCCGCCGGTGGATAAAATACTGCCTCGCTTTGCGCCTCTCGGTAAGGCGCTCTCCGCCGACGAGGCGGAGATTGCCGGCAATCCAAGGGCGCGGAGCGCGCGATTGCGGGCTGGTGTCCGTACGGCCGCACCGCCCACGGATTGGACGGAGGCGGCATTGGCGCAATTGGGCCTGCCGGCTCTTGTTTTTTCCCCTCTTCAAGACGCTTGGAGGCCCTCCCCATGA
- a CDS encoding UDP-N-acetylmuramoyl-tripeptide--D-alanyl-D-alanine ligase → MTDAPLWTVREIIAATGAALRGAGEGETLGERPVYGLSFDTRSLAKGDLFIALSGARDGHDFAQAAADKGAAAALLTHRPADLSEALPGLMVDDPLRALEDLARAARQRCFGALVAVTGSVGKTTTKEMLRAALSPLGEVHAAAKSFNNHIGVPISLASLPQQAAFGVFEIGMNHAGEITPLVDLVRPHVAIITSVAAVHLENFSSVDGIADAKAEILSGIRRGGAAVLPSDNPYYERLVSRARECGVERIVPFGFGDGARPGIWGTAPVMIEGGSRTEIAIAGERHVLELGVPGTHQVSNALAVIAAGAALGLDLESMIEGLASFRAGAGRGARHHVTIRGKKVLVLDESYNANPTSMASALAQLGETEPVAGGRRLAVLGEMKELGPTSDALHAGLAGPIEDAGTARVWLAGSGMAPLRDALPADRVAEWAPKAPDLLSNLVDSLEQGDVVLFKGSNAAGIGALLEAFLAKTDRAG, encoded by the coding sequence ATGACCGACGCCCCCCTCTGGACCGTGCGAGAAATCATTGCCGCCACCGGCGCCGCCTTAAGAGGGGCAGGGGAGGGGGAGACCTTGGGCGAGCGGCCGGTTTACGGTCTTTCCTTCGATACGAGAAGCTTGGCCAAGGGCGATCTGTTCATCGCCCTCAGCGGGGCGCGGGATGGGCACGACTTTGCCCAAGCCGCGGCGGATAAAGGCGCCGCGGCGGCGCTGTTGACCCATCGCCCGGCGGATCTTTCCGAGGCGCTGCCCGGCCTGATGGTCGATGACCCCTTGCGGGCGCTTGAGGATTTGGCGCGGGCGGCACGGCAACGGTGCTTCGGGGCCCTGGTCGCCGTGACGGGAAGCGTTGGAAAGACGACGACCAAGGAGATGCTTCGGGCGGCGCTTTCCCCTCTGGGCGAGGTTCATGCCGCGGCGAAGAGCTTTAACAATCATATCGGCGTCCCGATTTCTCTTGCGAGCCTGCCTCAACAGGCGGCCTTTGGCGTGTTCGAAATCGGCATGAATCACGCCGGCGAGATCACCCCGCTCGTCGATCTCGTCCGCCCGCATGTGGCGATCATCACGAGTGTAGCGGCGGTTCATTTGGAAAACTTCTCCTCCGTGGACGGGATTGCCGACGCCAAGGCCGAGATTTTGTCGGGGATCCGGCGCGGCGGCGCGGCTGTCCTGCCGTCGGATAATCCGTATTATGAGCGGCTGGTGTCGCGCGCTCGGGAATGCGGTGTCGAGCGCATCGTGCCCTTTGGCTTTGGCGATGGCGCGCGGCCCGGTATCTGGGGCACCGCACCAGTGATGATTGAGGGCGGGAGCAGAACCGAGATCGCCATCGCCGGGGAGCGCCATGTCCTGGAGCTGGGCGTGCCTGGCACCCATCAGGTCTCCAACGCCCTTGCGGTCATCGCGGCCGGCGCGGCCCTCGGCCTCGACCTTGAGTCGATGATCGAGGGATTGGCCTCCTTCAGAGCGGGGGCGGGCCGCGGGGCGCGCCATCATGTGACGATCAGGGGCAAAAAAGTGCTCGTCCTCGACGAAAGCTACAACGCCAACCCCACCTCGATGGCCTCGGCCCTGGCGCAATTGGGCGAGACTGAGCCCGTGGCAGGAGGACGCCGCCTCGCCGTCTTGGGGGAAATGAAAGAGCTCGGGCCGACAAGTGACGCGCTCCATGCCGGTCTTGCCGGCCCCATCGAAGACGCGGGCACGGCCAGGGTCTGGCTGGCCGGCAGCGGGATGGCGCCGTTGCGCGACGCCCTGCCTGCCGATCGCGTGGCGGAATGGGCGCCGAAGGCCCCGGATCTCCTGTCAAATCTCGTAGATTCGCTCGAACAGGGTGACGTTGTTCTCTTCAAGGGGTCCAACGCGGCCGGAATCGGCGCACTGCTTGAGGCGTTTCTAGCCAAGACCGATAGGGCGGGGTAG
- the mraY gene encoding phospho-N-acetylmuramoyl-pentapeptide-transferase yields MLYHLLTPFAEEIILFNVFNYITFRTGGALMTALLISFVIGPPLIRWMRVRQGKGQPIRTDGPQSHIIEKAGTPTMGGVLILLSVVIAVLLWAPLDNPYVWTVLGVTVGFGLLGFVDDYLKVTKQNTKGVVGSSKLVFQFALALLAGAVCVAVLRSTEGVDPAVATAVDVPFIKEWMIPLGLFIYPFAALVIVGSSNAVNMTDGLDGLAIVPVMIAAASFALIAYLVGRADYTAYLGLIYVPGVGELAVIGGAILGAGLGFLWFNAPPAMIFMGDTGSLSLGGALGAIAVAVKHEIVLAIIGGLFVFEAVSVMIQIASFKLTGKRVFRMAPVHHHFEQLGWKESTIVIRFWIIAVILALIGLSSLKLR; encoded by the coding sequence ATGTTGTATCATCTTCTCACCCCGTTCGCCGAAGAGATCATTCTCTTCAACGTCTTCAACTACATCACCTTCAGGACCGGGGGCGCGTTGATGACGGCGCTCCTGATCTCTTTCGTGATCGGTCCGCCACTTATTCGGTGGATGCGCGTGCGCCAGGGCAAGGGCCAGCCGATCCGCACAGACGGGCCGCAATCCCATATCATCGAAAAGGCAGGGACGCCGACAATGGGCGGGGTCCTGATCTTGCTCAGTGTGGTGATCGCCGTTCTGCTCTGGGCGCCCCTCGATAATCCCTATGTCTGGACCGTGCTCGGTGTGACCGTGGGGTTCGGCCTCCTTGGTTTTGTCGATGATTATCTCAAGGTCACGAAGCAAAATACCAAAGGGGTCGTCGGGTCCTCTAAACTGGTGTTTCAGTTTGCCCTTGCGCTGCTGGCCGGGGCGGTTTGCGTGGCCGTCCTGCGCTCCACCGAAGGGGTGGATCCGGCGGTGGCGACGGCGGTGGACGTGCCGTTCATCAAGGAGTGGATGATCCCCCTTGGGCTCTTCATTTACCCCTTCGCCGCCCTCGTGATCGTCGGCTCTTCAAACGCGGTGAACATGACCGACGGTCTCGATGGGCTCGCCATTGTGCCGGTGATGATCGCGGCCGCCAGCTTCGCCTTGATCGCCTACCTTGTGGGGCGGGCGGATTATACGGCCTATCTGGGACTGATCTATGTCCCCGGTGTCGGAGAGCTGGCCGTGATCGGCGGTGCCATTCTAGGCGCAGGCTTGGGCTTTTTGTGGTTCAACGCGCCGCCGGCGATGATCTTTATGGGGGATACGGGCTCCTTATCCCTGGGCGGAGCGCTTGGCGCCATCGCGGTGGCGGTAAAGCACGAAATCGTCCTTGCGATCATTGGCGGGTTGTTCGTTTTCGAGGCTGTCTCGGTGATGATCCAGATCGCGTCGTTCAAGCTGACGGGCAAACGCGTGTTTCGCATGGCGCCCGTACATCACCATTTCGAACAACTCGGCTGGAAGGAATCGACCATCGTGATCCGGTTCTGGATCATTGCGGTCATCCTTGCCCTGATTGGTCTCAGCTCACTCAAATTGCGATAG